The following are encoded in a window of Acipenser ruthenus chromosome 26, fAciRut3.2 maternal haplotype, whole genome shotgun sequence genomic DNA:
- the LOC117430587 gene encoding mediator of RNA polymerase II transcription subunit 12-like isoform X3 yields the protein MAAFGILSCEHRPLKRPRLGPPDVYPQDPKQKEDELTALNVKQGFNNQPAVSGDEHGSAKNVNFNPSKISSNFSSIIAEKLRCNTFPDTGKRKPQVNQKDNFWLVTARSQSSINNWFTDLAGTKPLTQLAKKVPIFSKKEEVFGYLAKYTVPVMRAAWLIKMTCAYYAAITETKVKKRHVIDPCIEWTQIITKYLWEQLQKVAEFYRQSSSQGCGSPLPATPVEVETAMKQWEYNEKLAMFMFQDGMLDRHEFLTWVLECFEKIRPGEDELLKLLLPLMLQYSGEFVQSAYLSRRLAYFCTRRLALLLSDGSVGPGPGGHQAHGISAQPGNALPQTPTPQPAGGNQPQTPFTDFYICPQHRPLVFGLSCMLQSIVLCCPSALVWHYSLMDSRNKTGSPLDLLPIAPSNLPMPGGNTSFTQQVRAKVREIEEQIKERGQAVEVRWSFDKCQETTAGFTIGRVLHTLEVLDSHSFEKSDFSNSLDSLYNRIFGAGQSKDGHEMSPDDDAVVTLLCEWAVSCKRSGRHRAMVVAKLLEKRQAEIEAERCGESEVVDEKGSVSSGSLSAATLPVFQDVLLQFLDTQAPTLTEPGNESERVEFSNLVLLFCELIRHDVFSHNIYMCTLISRGDLASDSHLPRPRSPSEEPADESDRKEQEAGGGGKMEDAGLSESMEIDQNSSAIFDEMFSPPMHCESKGSPSPEKPTPEQDGKTLAKDKGPDPAFPLVYELPRHIQYATHFPIPQEESASHECNQRLVVLYGVGKQRDEARHAIKKITKDILKVLNRKSTAETGGEEGQKRKRNKPEAFPTAEDIFSKFQHLSHFDQHQVTSQVSRNVLEQITSFALGMSYHLPLVQHIQFIFDLMEYSLNISGLIDFAIQLLNELSLVEAELLLKSSSLVGSYTTGLCLGIVAVLRRYHSCLILNPDQTAQVFDGLRIVVKHGVNPADCSSAERCILAYLYDLYTSCSHLKSKFGEIFSDFCSKVKNSIYCNIDPSDSNMLWDPEFMIDTIENPSAHNFSHSMAGKILNDNPANRYSFVCNVLMYVCVGHHDPERVNDIGILCAELTAYCRSLSAEWLGVLKALCCSSNNGNCGFNDLLCNVDVSDLSFHDSLATFVAILIARQCLLLEDLVRCVAIPSLLNAACSEQDSEPGARLTCRILLHLFKTPQRNPCHQDNSKSDKPTVGIRSSCDRHLLAASQNSIVVGAVFAVLKAVFMLGDAELKGSGFSHPAGLDDITEDDLCSKKTGGRSVSIETASLDAYAKYVLKSICQQEWVGERCLKSLSEDSSALQDPVLVNIQAQRLLQLICYPHRQLDSEEGDNPQRQRIKRILQNMDQWTMRQSSLELQLMIKQSTGNELNSLLENIAKATIEVFQKSAEMNSSNPSGNGSAGPGNIGSAVTNSNNASKLKPVLSSSERSGVWLVAPLIAKLATSVQGHVLKAAGEELEKGQHLGSSSRKERDRQKQKSMSLLSQQPFLSLVLTCLKGQDEQREGLLTSLYSQVQQIVTNWREDQYQDDCKAKQLMHEALKLRLNLVGGMFDTVQRSTQQTTEWAVLLLDIISSGTVDMQSNNELFTTVLDMLSVLINGTLAADMSSISQGSMEENKRAYMNLVKKLRKELGDRQSESLEKVRQLLPLPKQTRDVITCEPQGSLIDTKGNKIAGFDSLFKKEGLQVSTKQKISPWDVFEGLKHSAPLSWGWFGTVRVDRKVTKFEEQQRLLLYHTHLKPKPRSYYLEPLPLPPEEEEPPTPVPPEPEKKPIEAVKPEKIAPATTDSSKKKPSKKKRNQSTSKTEDYGASTQRGVSYVGGMPPDLVHAQSGHPFNRMGYVQPPMGMYTQNQPLPAGPRLDTTYRPSRTISMGKLMPNRPPYTGMMPGMPGTMTGMMGLDQQQYKMGPYKQPPMAQGQMLRQQLQAKLQSQGMLGQQVRQMAPNPPYGGMQPSQNMSQGYTTYGSHMGMQQHPSQPTGMVPPTYTNQPFQGGHPGANPAMVDPLRQMQQRPSGYVHQQAPGYGHPIQNTQRFSHPPIQQTPMMPGMTHMTNQGVHAGMRSTPMLAEQQQQQQQQQQQQQQQQQQQQYLRQQQALRQQQQQQQQVQQQQQQQQQQQQQVQQQQQQQQVQQQVQQQQVQQQQQQQQQQQQQQQQVSAAQPPAQAQALGMQPLPPQQPMFPRQGMQQTQQQQQTAALVRQLQQQLSNTQPQQNTTTYY from the exons ATGGCCGCTTTCGGGATCCTAAGTTGCGAACACCGGCCCCTGAAGCGGCCAAGACTTGGGCCTCCCGATGTTTATCCACAGGACCCCAAGCAGAAAGAG GATGAGTTGACAGCACTGAATGTGAAACAGGGGTTCAATAACCAGCCGGCAGTTTCGGGGGACGAACATGGCAGTGCGAAAAATGTCAACTTTAACCCCTCCAAG ATCAGTTCGAATTTCAGCAGCATTATTGCTGAGAAGCTGCGGTGCAACACATTCCCTGACACAGGCAAGAGGAAACCCCAAGTCAACCAGAAGGATAATTTCTGGCTGGTTACAGCGAGATCCCAGAGCTCCATCAACAACTGGTTCACAGACCTAGCAGGAACTAAACCCCTCACCCAGCTCGCCAAGAAG GTGCCGATATTCAGTAAGAAGGAGGAGGTGTTTGGCTATTTGGCAAAATACACTGTGCCGGTTATGCGGGCGGCCTGGCTAATCAAAATGACATGCGCATACTACGCTGCCATCACCGAGACCAAAGTGAAGAAGAGGCATGTGATCGACCCCTGCATAG AGTGGACACAAATAATCACCAAGTACCTCTGGGAGCAGCTCCAGAAAGTAGCTGAGTTTTACCGGCAGTCGTCCAGCCAGGGCTGTGGCTCTCCACTACCAGCCACACCAGTGGAGGTGGAGACTGCAATGAAACAGTGGGAGTACAACGAGAAACTAGCCATGTTCATGTTCCAG GACGGCATGCTGGACAGACACGAGTTCCTGACCTGGGTTCTCGAGTGCTTTGAGAAGATCAGGCCTGGAGAGGACGAGCTACTGAAGCTGCTCCTGCCCCTCATGCTGCAG TACTCTGGAGAGTTTGTGCAGTCTGCCTACCTCTCGAGGCGACTGGCCTATTTCTGCACTCGCCGGCTAGCGTTACTGCTGAGTGATGGGAGTGTGGGTCCAGGACCGGGAGGGCACCAGGCCCACGGGATCTCAGCACAGCCTGGGAACGCTCTGCCACAGACGCCAACCCCCCAACCTGCTGGGGGGAACCAGCCCCAAACTCCCTTCACCGACTTCTACATCTGCCCGCAGCACCGGCCTCTGGTCTTTGGACTTAGCTGCATGTTACAG AGTATCGTGCTGTGCTGCCCCAGTGCTCTAGTGTGGCACTACTCCCTAATGGACAGCAGGAACAAGACTGGCTCGCCTTTGGATCTGCTGCCCATAGCACCATCCAACCTGCCCATGCCAGGGGGGAACACGTCCTTTACACAGCAG GTCAGAGCAAAGGTTAGAGAGATTGAGGAGCAGATCAAAGAGCGTGGCCAGGCTGTGGAAGTCAGGTGGTCGTTCGATAAGTGCCAGGAAACCACAGCAG GGTTCACGATTGGACGCGTCCTGCACACTCTGGAGGTCCTGGACAGCCACAGCTTCGAGAAGTCTGACTTCAGCAACTCCTTGGACTCCCTCTACAACCGCATCTTTGGCGCGGGCCAGAGCAAGGACGGTCACGAG ATGTCCCCGGATGATGACGCGGTGGTGACCCTGCTGTGCGAGTGGGCGGTGAGTTGCAAGAGGTCTGGGCGGCACCGAGCCATGGTGGTGGCAAAACTCCTAGAGAAGAGGCAGGCTGAGATCGAGGCCGAG AGGTGTGGGGAGTCTGAAGTCGTGGATGAGAAGGGCTCTGTTTCCTCAGGATCACTTTCTGCTGCTACTCTGCCAGTCTTCCAGGACGTCTTGCTGCAGTTCCTGGACACGCAGGCTCCCACACTCA ctGAGCCAGGGAATGAGAGTGAGCGTGTGGAGTTCTCGAACCTGGTGCTCCTGTTCTGTGAACTCATCCGGCATGACGTTTTCTCGCACAACATCTACATGTGCACGCTGATCTCGCGAGGGGACCTGGCCTCTGACTCCCACCTTCCCCGCCCCCGCTCCCCCAGCGAGGAGCCTGCTGACGAGTCAGACCGCAAGGAGCAAGAGGCTGGGGGTGGGGGCAAGATGGAG GATGCTGGCCTCTCCGAGTCAATGGAGATTGATCAGAACTCCAGCGCCATTTTCGACGAG ATGTTCTCTCCTCCGATGCACTGTGAGTCCAAGGGCAGCCCCTCCCCGGAGAAACCCACCCCAGAACAGGATGGGAAAACTCTGGCCAAGGACAAGGGCCCCGACCCGGCATTCCCCCTGGTGTACGAGCTGCCTCGGCACATCCAGTACGCAACGCACTTCCCCATCCCCCAG GAGGAGAGTGCCAGCCACGAGTGTAACCAGCGGTTAGTGGTTCTGTACGGTGTGGGGAAGCAGCGAGACGAAGCACGGCACGCCATCAAGAAAATCACCAAAGATATCCTGAAGGTGCTGAACCGGAAAAGCACAGCAGAAACTG GAGGTGAAGAAGGACAGAAGCGGAAGAGGAATAAGCCCGAAGCTTTCCCCACAGCTGAAGATATCTTCTCCAAATTCCAGCATCTCTCCCACTTCGACCAGCACCAGGTCACCTCTCAG GTGTCTCGGAATGTCCTGGAACAGATCACCAGCTTTGCCTTGGGGATGTCATACCACCTGCCACTGGTCCAGCACATCCAGTTCATCTTCGACCTCATGGAATACTCCCTCAACATCAGTGGCCTCATTGACTTTGCCATTCAG CTTCTGAACGAGCTAAGCCTGGTGGAGGCGGAGCTGCTGCTGAAGTCCTCCAGCCTGGTTGGCAGCTACACCACAGGGCTGTGCCTGGGCATCGTGGCCGTGCTTCGGAGGTACCACTCCTGCCTCATTCTCAACCCCGACCAGACGGCACAGGTCTTTGACGG GTTGCGTATTGTGGTGAAGCATGGAGTGAACCCTGCAGACTGCTCCTCGGCAGAGCGCTGCATCCTGGCCTACCTGTACGACCTCTACACCTCCTGCAGCCATCTCAAGAGCAAGTTCGGGGAGATCTTCAG TGATTTCTGCTCAAAGGTGAAGAACTCCATATACTGCAACATTGACCCGTCAGACTCCAACATGCTGTGGGACCCCGAGTTCATGATCGACACCATCGAGAATCCCTCGGCTCACAACTTCAGCCACTCCATGGCAGGCAAGATCCTCAACGACAACCCAGCCAACCGTTACAGCTTTGTGTGCAATGTGCTCATGTACGTGTGTGTGGGCCACCACGACCCCGAGAG AGTGAATGACATTGGGATCCTGTGTGCAGAGCTCACTGCCTACTGTCGGTCCCTGAGTGCGGAGTGGCTGGGCGTACTCAAGGCtctctgctgctcctccaacaaCGGAAACTGTGGCTTCAATGACCTGCTCTGCAACGTGGAT GTGAGTGATCTCTCTTTCCATGACTCCCTGGCGACCTTTGTTGCGATCTTGATTGCCCGCCAGTGCCTGCTGTTGGAGGATCTGGTCCGCTGTGTGGCGATTCCTTCACTTCTTAATGCAG CCTGCAGTGAGCAGGATTCGGAACCCGGTGCCAGGCTAACCTGCAGGATTCTCCTCCATCTCTTCAAAACCCCGCAGCGCAACCCCTGCCATCAGGACAACAGCAAGTCAG ATAAGCCCACGGTTGGAATCCGGTCCTCCTGTGATCGCCACTTACTGGCTGCTTCCCAGAACAGCATTGTGGTAGGAGCTGTCTTTGCAGTCCTGAAGGCAGTCTTCATGTTGG GTGATGCTGAATTGAAGGGCTCGGGGTTCTCTCACCCTGCGGGGCTGGATGACATTACGGAAGATGACCTGTGCTCCAAGAAGACAGGTGGCCGCTCAGTCTCTATAGAAACGGCTAGCTTGGATGCGTATGCCAAGTACGTGCTGAAGAGTATCTGCCAGCAG GAGTGGGTGGGGGAGCGCTGCCTCAAGTCTCTCTCGGAGGACAGCAGTGCTCTGCAGGACCCCGTCCTCGTCAACATCCAGGCCCAGCGCCTCCTGCAACTCATCTGCTACCCGCACCGGCAGCTGGACAGCGAGGAGGGGGATAACCCGCAGAGACAGAGGATCAAACGCATCCTGCAG AATATGGATCAGTGGACCATGAGACAATCCTCTTTGGAGCTCCAGCTCATGATCAAACAGAGCACAGGCAAT GAGTTAAACTCCCTGCTGGAGAACATTGCGAAGGCGACTATCGAGGTGTTCCAGAAATCAGCCGAGATGAACTCCAGCAACCCCTCTGGGAACGGGTCAGCGGGGCCGGGCAACATCGGCAGCGCAGTGACCAACAGCAACAACGCCAGCAAGCTGAAGCCAGTCCTGAG CTCGTCAGAGCGCTCAGGAGTCTGGCTGGTGGCCCCCCTCATCGCCAAGCTAGCCACGTCTGTGCAGGGCCACGTGCTGAAGGCTGCGGGAGAGGAGCTGGAGAAGGGGCAGCACCTGGGATCCTCGTCCCGCAAGGAGAGGGACCGGCAGAAACAGAAGAG CATGTCTCTGCTGAGCCAGCAGCCCTTCCTGTCACTGGTGCTGACGTGCCTGAAAGGGCAGGACGAGCAGAGAGAGGGGCTCCTCACCTCCCTCTACAGCCAGGTCCAGCAG ATTGTCACCAACTGGCGCGAGGACCAGTATCAGGATGACTGTAAAGCCAAACAGCTGATGCATGAAGCCTTGAAACTGCGGCTCAACCTG GTGGGAGGCATGTTCGACACGGTCCAGCGCAGCACCCAACAGACCACCGAGTGGGCCGTCCTCCTCCTGGACATCATCAGCAGTGGCACGGTCGACATGCAGTCCAACAA CGAGCTGTTCACCACAGTACTGGACATGCTCAGTGTTCTCATTAATGGCACTCTGGCGGCTGACATGTCCAGCATCTCTCAGGGCAGCATGGAGGAGAACAAGAGGGCCTACATGAACCTGGTCAAGAAACTCAGG AAAGAGCTTGGGGACAGACAATCGGAGAGCCTGGAGAAGGTGCGTCAGCTGCTCCCCCTCCCCAAACAGACCCGGGACGTCATCACCTGCGAGCCCCAGGGCTCCCTCATCGACACCAAAGGGAACAAGATTGCCGGCTTCGACTCGCTCTTCAAGAAGGAG GGTTTACAGGTGTCAACGAAACAGAAGATCTCCCCCTGGGACGTGTTCGAGGGTCTAAAGCACTCCGCGCCGCTGTCCTGGGGCTGGTTCGGGACGGTGCGTGTAGACCGCAAGGTGACCAAGTTTGAGGAGCAGCAGCGCCTCCTGCTCTATCACACCCACCTGAAGCCCAAACCGCGCAGCTACTACCTGGAGCCCCTGCCTCTGCCCCCCGAGGAGGAGGAGCCCCCTACCCCCGTCCCGCCCGAGCCCGAGAAGAAGCCCATCGAGGCCGTCAAGCCGGAGAAGATCGCCCCCGCCACCACAGACTCCAGCAAGAAGAAACCGAGCAAGAAGAAGCGCAACCAGTCCACCAGCAAGACAGAG GATTATGGTGCCAGCACACAGCGTGGGGTATCCTATGTGGGAGGGATGCCACCAGACCTCGTGCATGCCCAGTCAGGACACCCCTTTAACAGGATGGGGTACGTGCAACCCCCAATGGGGATGTACACACAGAACCAGCCTCTGCCAGCAG GCCCCCGGTTGGACACGACGTATCGCCCCTCCCGCACCATTTCTATGGGGAAGTTGATGCCAAACCGCCCCCCTTACACTGGGATGATGCCTGGCATGCCGGGGACGATGACTGGGATGATGGGACTGGATCAGCAGCAGTACAAAATGGGACCTTACAAGCAGCCCCCTATGGCACAGGGGCAAATGCTGCGGCAGCAACTGCAGGCTAAACTG CAGAGCCAGGGCATGTTGGGGCAGCAGGTGCGACAGATGGCTCCTAATCCCCCCTATGGGGGGATGCAACCTTCACAG AATATGTCCCAAGGATATACCACCTATGGCTCTCACATGGGGATGCAGCAGCACCCCTCCCAGCCAACTGGAATGGTTCCTCCCACTTACACCAACCAGCCTTTCCAGGGTGGACACCCAGGTGCAAACCCAGCCATGGTGGACCCCCTTAGGCAGATGCAACAGAGGCCGAGTGGCTACGTTCATCAGCAGGCTCCGGGTTACGGGCACCCAATCCAGAACACACAGAG GTTTTCCCATCCGCCCATCCAGCAGACGCCCATGATGCCCGGAATGACTCACATGACCAACCAGGGTGTACACGCAGGAATGAGGTCGACGCCGATGCTGGcagagcagcagcaacagcagcagcaacaacagcaacaacagcagcagcagcagcagcagcagcaataccTGAGACAGCAGCAAGCTTTGAGG cagcagcagcaacagcagcagcaggttcagcagcagcaacagcaacaacagcagcagcagcagcaggttcagcagcagcaacaacagcaacaagttCAGCAACAAGTTCAGCAACAGCaggttcagcagcagcagcagcagcagcagcagcagcaacagcagcagcagcaggtatcCGCCGCTCAACCCCCAGCACAGGCACAGGCTCTGGGAATGCAGCCTCTGCCGCCCCAGCAACCCATG TTCCCCAGGCAGGGCATGCAGCAgacacagcagcaacaacagaCGGCAGCGCTGGTGCGACAGCTTCAACAGCAGCTCTCAA ATACTCAGCCCCAGCAGAACACTACCACGTATTACTGA